The sequence below is a genomic window from Uranotaenia lowii strain MFRU-FL chromosome 2, ASM2978415v1, whole genome shotgun sequence.
atttttaaataataaaaaacgacTCAATATAAGTAGATCCTATCTTGATCGATACACACAGAAAATAATTAAAGGGTTCATATATGTAATCGTTGAAAAAACGCCAAAATTTTTAGAGCTTTTGTTTtctaaattaaagaaatttaacattaaactGTACGATATCATCCTAGGACCTGGTCAAGTTACAGTGCCGAACATTGAACTAGCGCTTCCATATTGTACTCACCTTGTGTACGGATTTGCGAGCATCGACGTAAGAACAAACCGAATCCGTCCTGTGGACGCGTCACTCGATTTGGACTCTGGAAAAGGTCAATACCGGGTTGTAACCGCTCTGAAGAAGCGTTTTCCCAATCTGAAGATTTTCCTGAGCATTGGCTTCTACAAAGATCTGAAAGAGGAAAAGCCCTTCGAGAAGTATCTGACTTTGCTGGAGTCCGCTGGAGAGCGTAGATGGTTTGTGGATTCCGTTTACAGTCTGCTCAAAACCTACGAGTTCGATGGACTGGATCTCGCCTGGCAGTTTCCCCAGACTAAACCGAAGCGTATTCGCGATTGGAAAGGCAAACTGTGGCATGGATTCAAAAAAGTCTTCACCGGAGACAGTATTTTGGACCCCAAGGCCGATGAACACAGGGAAGAGTTCACAGCTTTGGTGCGGGAATTGAAGGAAGCTCTCAGGGCTGATAACTACGAGCTCGGTTTAACGGTGCTTCCACACGTCAACGAAACCATGTTCATGGATGTGCCCCTTTTGAAGGATTATGTGGACTACGTTAATCTGGCGGCTTTCGATCAGCAAACTCCGGAACGAAATCCTAAGGAAGGGGACTACATCGGCCCGATTTATGAACCCGAAGGACGCATTGAGGGCAACAACATTGATGCAAAAGTTAACCACTGGTGAGAAGTTATTGAACACTATTGGCTTTATCTGCTTTTGAGCAGTATTCAAAGCACATAATTGTGTAGTCTTAATATGTATGTCTATCTAGCCTTGTATAGcctttgaaggattttttttaaaccgacaTTTCGGGCTGCCCTGAACTTCGGAGACGTATTGTACtccaaaatttctcctcaccTCCGCTCACaatgttataaatttgtttACGACCTCCTTGTAGTTCCGTTATATACTACGATATATAGAAATCATGTTATGTCTTGTATTTTTATATCTTAATCTCTTGATAAACACAAACATGTGGCGTTTCTTTTCAGGTTATCGCACAACACAccgatcaataaaataatcatcgGCATTCCGACGTACGGCCGGGGCTGGAAGCTAATAGGCGAATCTGGCGTCACCGGTGTTCCACCGATTTTGGCCACCGGCCCGGCAGCTTCCGATTCCGGAAGCAGTGGCACCGATGGGTTCTTCAGCTGGCCGGAAATTTGTTCGATGCTTCCCAATCCCGGGAATGCACATCTCAAGGGGTGGCACCGGCTAATTAGAGTCGGAGATCCAACCAAACGCTACGGGGTGTACGCTTATCGCATCGCGGATGAGCACGACGAGAATGGCATTTGGTTGTCCTACGAGGATCCGGACTCGGCAGGAAACAAGGCGGCCTACGCGAAAGCCAAGGGTTTGGGCGGTGTCTCGATTTTCGATCTTGGCAACGACGACGTCCGAGGAATCTGTGCCGGCGATAAGTTCCCGATTCTGAGGGCGGCCAAGTATCGGCTATAAGCGAAATCAATGAAgatcgaaaatttttaattgtatcgAATACAGCATAAATaaacatagattcaaaaacatGCAGGAGACTAtgaattaattctttgaatttccTTATGACTTATTTTAATATAGAAGATGAATCACTTCTACTCCACCATTGAGGGGTGAACGCCTAAATAGAGTAAATGAAAACAACAAGAAGCGTTTCAGTTTAATTTCAGATTGTGTTTTCAAGCGATGAACGCTCAACCCCCTCGATCGGCTCCAAGACGGCACTCAGCGACCAAACTTATTTATGTTTATGCTTAATGAGCCTGGATCCCAAAAACTAATAAGCAATCGGAATATAAAACGATCTTGCCGGACCCGACGCGATTTCAGTCGATCTGCGAGCTTCGAGTGAAGCGTTCCATATAAATCCACTTCAAGATCGCCGGCTAGCTGGGAAGTGAAGATAGAagagtgatttttattttggtgataAGTGGAAGATGTGGGGCAAGGCGGCCGCTGCTTTGTTGCTTCTTGTGACTTTGGTTCGGGGTCAGAGCAACTCCACCACTACCGGACCGAAAGTTCTGTGCTATTACGATGGATCAAACTCGCTGAAGGAAGGTAGGGTTTCGTTCAGTATTAACCTTGTCAGTTTTTTCCCGGCCTGGAAAGAATAATCTTGCTTAGCAGCTCTTGACTTGATTGAATCAAGGTCTATCGCTCGAGCAATGAATGGCAGCCGGCTTATCAACGAAGTTCTTAGAAAATGCTGACCTCATTCTTGTTGTGTGCATAAGCAGAAATAAGTCAGGGACTCATTTGcattaaactgtttttattctcTGCGTAGGACTTGGTAAAGTTGCAGTACCGGACATTGAGCTAGCGCTTCCTTTCTGTACTCATCTGATCTATGGATATGCGGGCATCGATCCAACTTCCAACAAAATTCGTCCTTTGGATGGAACCCTGGACTTGGACTCCGGAAAGGGACAATACCGGGCTGTGACCGTCCTCAAGAAACGTTTCCCCAATCTCAAAGTTCTGGTGAGCATTGGCTTCTACAAAGATCTGACCGAGGAAAAACCCTTCGAGAAGTATCTGACTTTGCTGGAATCTACTGGAGGGCGTACGGCATTCGTGAACTCGGTTCACACCCTGCTCAAGACTTACGAGTTCGATGGTCTGGACTTGGCCTGGCAGTTCCCTCAATCCAAACCGAAACGCATTCGAGGATGGACCGGCAAACTGTGGCATGGATTCAAGAAACTCTTCACCGGAGACAGCATCCTGGACCCCAAGGCCGATGAACACAGGGAAGAGTTCACAGCTCTAGTGCGTGACCTCAAAAATGCCTTCAGGCCCGATAACTACGAGCTTGGTCTAACGGTGCTTCCTCACGTCAACGAAACCGTCTTCATGGACATTCCCCTGTTGAAGGATAACATCGACTACGTCAACCTGGCGGCATTCGACCAGCAAACTCCGGAAAGAAACCCCAAGGAAGGAGACTTCACCAGCCCTATCTATGAACCCGAAGGACGTGTTGTGGGAAACAACGTCGAAGGCAAAGTCAACCACTGGTAagcatttcaaaattcttctcaGACCCCACTTAACCCAAATCAATCAAATCCTCAGGCTCGCCAACAAAACTCCGCTCAACAAAATCGTCATCGGCATTCCGACGTACGGCCGCGGTTGGAAGCTGAACGGCGATTCCGGCATCACCGGTGTTCCACCGATCCCGGCCAATGGTCCACACATTCCGGGACCGTACAGTGGCATCGATGGGTTCTACAGCTGGGCGGAAGTTTGTGCCATGCTGCCCAATCCCGGAAATGCTAATGCCAAGGGAGCGGGACTATCCTCTGAGAAAGGTGGGGGATCCCACCAAGCGATTCGGGGTGTACGCCTTCCGTAATCCGGATGAGGACGAGAAAAATGGTGTGTGGTTGTCCTACGAAGATCCGGACTCGTCGGGAAACAAGGCGGCCTACGTGAAGGCCAAGGGCTTGGGCGGTATCTCGATTTTCGATCTTGGAAATGATGATTTCCGGGGAACGTGTGCCGGAGATAAGTTCCCGATTCTGAGGGCGGCCAAGTATCGGCTCTAAATGAATTTGGAACGATCAACGGATAATTTTGCTGAGCGAAAGGTTGAATGTGATGAATTTTCATTGTAAAGTTGGCTGAAATAAATTtctcttatttaaaaattactgtGGAcgtttattttacattttcttgtACAATTAGAAGGCATATTACAGAATCATTATTGAATAGACATACGATGTGAAATTTTATCTATTTCTAttatatttacagaaataactaaaattgcaaaaaattaaaaattacaaaaatttccgaaattacaaaaaatacaaaaatgccaaaattacaaaaataacataaaatacaaaaatgacaaaaattacaaaaattacaaaaattacaaaaattacaaaaattacaaaaattacaaaaatgacaaaaattacaaaaatgacaaaaattacaaaaattacaaaaattacaaaaattacaaaaattacaaaaattacaaaaattacaaaaattacaaaaattacaaaaattacaaaaattacaaaaattacaaaaattacaaaaattacaaaaattacaaaaattacaaaaatgacaaaaattccaaatattacaaaaattgcaaaaattacaaaaattacaaaaattacaaaaattacaaaaattacaaaaattacaaaaattacaaaaattacaaaaattacaaaaattacaaaaattacaaaaattacaaaaattacaaaaattacaaaaattacaaaaattacaaaaattacaaaaattacaaaaattacaaaaataacaaaaattacaaaaattacaaaaattacaaaaattacaaaaattacaaaaattgcaaaaattacaaaaattacaaaaattacaaaaattacaaaaattacaaaaattacaaaaattacaaaaattacaaaaattacaaaaattacaaaaattacaaaaattacaaaaattacaaaaattacaaaaattacaaaaattacaaaaattacaaaaattacaaaaattacaaaaattacaaaaattacaaaaattacaaaaattacaaaaatttcaaaaattacaaaaattacaaaaattacaaaaattacaaaaattacaaaaattacaaaaattacaaaaattacaaaaattacaaaaattacaaaaattacaaaaattacaaaaattacaaaaactgcaaaaattacaaaaattacaaaaattacaaaaattacaaaaattaaaaaaattacaaaagttacaaaaatgacaaaaattacaaaaattaaaaaataacaaaaattacaaaaattacaaaaattacaaaaattacaaaaattacaaaaattacaaaaattacaaaaatttcaaaaattacaaaaattacaaaaattacaaaaattacaaaaattacaaaaattacaaaaattacaaaaattacaaaaattacaaaaattacaaaaattacaaaaattacaaaaattacaaaaattacaaaaattacaaaaattacaaaaatttcaaacataacaaaaattacaaaaattacaaaaattacaaaaattacaaaaataacaaaaattacaaaaattacaaaaatttcaaaaattacaaaaattacaaaaattacaaaaattacaaaaattacaaaaataacagaaatgacaaaaaatcacaaaaattacaaaaattacaaaaattacaaaaattacaaaaattacaaaaattacaaaaattacaaaaattacaaaaattacaaaaattacaaaaattacaaaaattacaaaaattacaaaaattacaaaaataacaaaaattacaaaaattacaaaaattacaaaaattacaaaaattacaaaaattacaaaaattacaaaaataacaaaaattacaaaaattacaaaaattacaaaaaaaaaacgaaaattacaaaaattacaaaaattacaaaaattacaaaaatgacaaaaatttcaaaaattacaaaaattaaaaaaattaaaaaaattacaaaaattacaaaaattacaaaaattacaaaaattacaaaaattacaaaaattacaaaaattacaaaaattacaaaaattacaaaaattacaaaaattacaaaaattacaaaaattacaaaaattacaaaaattacaaaaattacaaaaattacaaaaattacaaaaaattacaaaaattacaaaaattacaaaaattacaaaaattataaaaattataaaaattacaaaaattacaaaaatgacaaaaattacacaaattacagaaattacaaaaattacaaaaatgacaaaaattacaaaatatacaaaaattacaaaaattacaaaaataacaaaaatttcaaaaacttcaaaaatttaaaaaattacaaaaaaacataaatcacaaaaatcacaaaaattacaaaaattacgaaaatgacaaaaataacaaaaattacaaaaattacaaaaattacacaaattacaaaaatgacaaattacgaaaattacaaaaatgacaaaaattacaaaaattaaaaaaattacaaaaattactaaaattacaaaaattacaaaaataacaaaaattacaaaaattacaaaaattacaaaaattacaaaaattacaaaaattacaaaaattacaaaaattacaaaaattacaaaaattacaaaatttacaaaaatgacaaaaattacaaaaattacaaaaattacaaaaattaaaaaaattacacaaattacaaaaattacaaaaattacaaaaattacaaaaatcacaaaaattacaaaaattacaaaaattacaaaaattacaaaaattacaaaaattacaaaaattacaaaaattacaaaaattacaaaaattacaaaaattacaaaaattacaaaaattacaaaaattacaaaaattacaaaaattacaaaaattacaaaaattacaaaaattacaaaaattacaaaaattacaaaaattacaaaaattaacaaaaattacaaaaattacaaaaattacaaaaattacaaaaattacagaaattacacaaattacagaaataacgaaaattacaaaaatgacaaaaattacaaaatataaaaaaaatacaaaaattacaaaaataacaaaaattacaaaaacttcaaaaatttaaaaaattacaaaaaaacaaaaatcacaaaaatcacaaaaattacaaaaattacgaaaatgacaaaaataacaaaaattacaaaaattacaaaaattacaaaaattacaaaaattacaaaaattacaaaaattacaaaaattacaaaaattacaaaaattacaaaaattacaaaaattacaaaaattacaaaaattacaaaaattacaaaaattacaaaaatttcaaaaattaaaaaaattacaaacatgacaaaaataacaaaaattacaaaaattacaaaaaatacaaaaattacaaaaattacaaaaattacaaaaattacaaaaatgccaaaaattacaaaaattacaaaaatgccaaaaataactaaaattacagaaattacaaaaattacaaaaattacaaaaattacaaaatttacaaaaattacaaaaattacaaaaatgacaaaaattacaaaaattacaaaaattacaaaaattacaaaaattacaaaaattacaaaatttacaaaatttacaaaaataacaaaaattacaaaaattacaaaaaattacaaaaattacaaaaataacaaaaattacaaaaattacaaaaattacaaaaataacaaaaattacaaaaattacaaaaattacaaaaattacaaaaattacaaaaattacaaaaattacaaaaattacaaaaattacaaaaattacaaaaattacaaaaattacaaaaattacaaaaattacaaaaattacaaaaattacaaaaattacaaaaattacaaaaattacaaaaattacaaaaattacaaaaattacaaaaattaggaaaattacaaaaattacaaaaattacgaaaattacaaaaattaggaaaattacaaaaattacaaaaattaaaaaaaattacaaaaattacaaaaattacaaaaattacaaaaattgcaaaaataacaaaaaagacaaaaaatacaagaattgcaaaaaattaaaaaaattaaaaattacaaaatttacaaaatttcaaaaataacaaaaattacaaagataacaaaaattacaaaaattacaaaaaatacaaaaatgacaaaaatgacaaaaatgacaaaaatgacaaaaatgacaaaaatgacaaaaatgacaaaaatgacaaaaatgacaaaaatgacaaaaatgacaaaaatgacaaaaatgacaaaaatgacaaaaatgacaaaaatgacaaaaatgacaaaaatgacaaaaatgacaaaaatgacaaaaatgacaaaaatgacaaaaatgacaaaaatgacaaaaatgacaaaaatgacaaaaatgacaaaaatgacaaaaattacaaaaatgacaaaaatgacaaaaatgacaaaaatgacacaaatgacaaaaatgacaaaaatgacaaaaatgacaaaaatgacaaaaatgacaaaaatgacaaaaatgacaaaaatgacaaaaatgacaaaaatgacaaaaatgacaaaaatgacaaaaatgacaaaaatgacaaaaatgacaaaaatgacaaaaatgacaaaaatgacaaaaatgacaaaaatgacaaaaatgacaaaaatgacaaaaatgacaaaatgacaaaaatgacaaaaatgacaaaaatgacaaaaatgacaaaaatgacaaaaatgacaaaaatgacaaaaatgacaaaaatgacaaaaatgacaaaaatgacaaaaatgacaaaaatgacaaaaatgacaaaaatgacaaaaatgacaaaaataacaaaaatgacaaaaataacaaaaatgacaaaaattacaaaaattaaaaaataacaaaaattacaaaaattacaaaaatgacaaaaatgacaaaaattacaaaaattacaaaaattttcaaaaattacaaaaattacaaaaattacaaaaattacaaaaattacaaaaattacaaaaattacaaaaattacaaaaattacaaaaattacaaaaattacaataattacaaaaattacaaaaattacaaaaatttcaaaaataacaaaaattacaaaaattacaaaaattacaaaaattacaaaaataacaaaaattacaaaaatttcaaaaattacaaaaattacaaaaattacaaaaattacaaaaataacagaaatggcaaaaatcacaaaaattacaaaaattacaaaaattacaaaaaatacaaaaattacaaaaattacaaaaactacaaaaattacaaaaaataacaaaaattacaaaaattaaaaaattacaaaaattacaaaaattacaaaaattacaaaaattacaaaaatttcaaaaattaaaaaaattacaaacatgacaaaaattacaaaaattacaaaaattacaaaaattacaaaaataacaaaaatgacaaaaatttcaaaaattacaaaaattaaaaaaattaaaaaaattacaaaaattacaaaaattacaaaaattacaaaaattacaaaaattacaaaaattacaaaaattacaaaaattacaaaaattacaaaaattacaaaaattacaaaaattacaaaaattacaaaaattacaaaaattacaaaaattacaaaaattacaaaaattacaaaaatgacaaaaatgacaaaaatgacaaaaatgacaaaaatgacaaaaatgacaaaaatgacaaaaatgacaaaaatgacaaaaatgacaaaaatgacaaaaatgacaaaaatgacaaaaatgacaaaaatgacaaaaatgacaaaaatgacaaaaatgacaaaaatgacaaaaattacaaaaatgacaaaaatgacaaaaatgacaaaaatgacaaaaatgacaaaaatgacaaaaattacaaaaattacaaaaattacaaaaattacaaaaattacaaaaattacaaaaatgacaaaaatgacaaaaatgacaaaaatgacaaaaatgacaaaaatgacaaaaatgacaaaaatgacaaaaatgacaaaaatgacaaaaatgacaaaaatgacaaaaatgacaaaaatgacaaaaatgacaaaaatgacaaaaatgacaaaaatgacaaaaatgacaaaaatgacaaaaatgacaaaaatgacaaaaattacaaaaattacaaaaattacaaaaattacaaaaattacaaaaatgacaaaaatgacaaaaatgacaaaaatgacaaaaatgacaaaaatgacaaaaatgacaaaaatgacaaaaatgacaaaaatgacaaaaatgacaaaaatgacaaaaatgacaaaaatgacaaaaatgacaaaaatgacaaaaatgacaaaaatgacaaaaatgataaaaatgacaaaaatgacaaaaatgacaaaaatgacaaaaatgacaaaaatgacaaaaatgacaaaaatgacaaaaatgacaaaaattacaaaaatgacaaaaatgacaaaaatgacaaaaatgacaaaaatgacaaaaatgacaaaaatgacaaaaattacaaaaattacaaaaattacaaaaattacaaaaattacaaaaattacaaaaattacaaaaattccaaaaatgacaaaaatgacaaaaatgacaaaaatgacaaaaatgacaaaaatgacaaaaatgacaaaaatgacaaaaatgacaaaaatgacaaaaatgacaaaaatgacaaaaatgacaaaaatgacaaaaatgacaaaaatgacaaaaatgacaaaaatgacaaaaatgacaaaaatgacaaaaatgacaaaaatgacaaaaatgacaaaaatgacaaaaatgacaaaaatgacaaaaattacaaaaattacaaaaattacaaaaattacaaaaattacaaaaatgacaaaaatgacaaaaatgacaaaaatgacaaaaatgacaaaaatgacaaaaatgacaaaaatgacaaaaatgacaaaaatgacaaaaatgacaaaaatgacaaaaatgacaaaaatgacaaaaatgacaaaaatgacaaaaatgacaaaaatgacaaaaatgacaaaaatgacaaaaatgacaaaaatgacaaaaataacaaaaatgacaaaaataacaaaaatgacaaaaattacaaaaattaaaaaataacaaaaattacaaaaattacaaaaattacaaaaattacaaaaattacaaaaattacaaaaattacaaaaattacgaaaattacaaaaattacaaaaatttcaaaaattacaaaaattacaaaaattacaaaaattacaaaaattacaaaaattacaaaaattacaaaaattacaaaaattacaaaaattacaataattacaaaaattacaaaaattacaaaaatttcaaaaataacaaaaattacaaaaattacaaaaattacaaaaattacaaaaataacaaaaattacaaaaataacaaaaataacaaaaattacaaaaatttcaaaaattacaaaaattacaaaaattacaaaaattacaaaaataacagaaatgacaaaaatcacaaaaattacaaaaattacaaaaattacaaaaattacaaaaattacaaaaattacaaaaattgcaaaaattacaaaaattacaaaaattacaaaaattacaaaaaataacaaaaattacaaaaattaaaaaaattacaaaaattacaaaaattacaaaaattacaaaaattacaaaaataacaaaaattacaaaaattacaaaaattacaaaaattacaaaaaaaaaacgaaaattacaaaaattacaaaaattacaaaaattacaaaaattacaaaaatgacaaaaatttcaaaaattacaaaaattaaaaaaattaaaaaaattacaaaaattacaaaaattacaaaaattacaaaaattacaaaaattacaaaaattacaaaaattacaaaaattacagttgaTAAGCACCATCGGTTGTGACCAGACGTGTTTATGTTCGCTCTCGTGCTACTAGCAACTACCGATTGTTCTCAACACAGTATTGTTGAGCGCGTGTTCGCAACCTCGTGTTTATCGCCACGTGCTCGATATTGATATCGATCTTTTCGACAAAGTTCAGGTGTATACGTGAATATTATCATTTCTTTTTGATTTCTGGTTGATTTGGcgaaacattaaaaacatttattactaATTTTAAGATTAATATTGAATGTTTAAATCGGATTGATTGGTTACGAAGTGAGGTTATATCAATAGTGTGTGCAAATAAGTAACCAACATGGCGTCCGGGGGGCCCGGTCCTCCGGTGCAAgatattttttcgtttcctAAGTTGCCTGAAGTTCAACCGTTTCTTTTCGGAGATGAACCgaagtttttgaagattaaaag
It includes:
- the LOC129745194 gene encoding chitinase-like protein Idgf4; this encodes MWCQAFAVLLLLVALVRCQSNFTTTGPKVLCYYDGSHALKDGPGQVTVPNIELALPYCTHLVYGFASIDVRTNRIRPVDASLDLDSGKGQYRVVTALKKRFPNLKIFLSIGFYKDLKEEKPFEKYLTLLESAGERRWFVDSVYSLLKTYEFDGLDLAWQFPQTKPKRIRDWKGKLWHGFKKVFTGDSILDPKADEHREEFTALVRELKEALRADNYELGLTVLPHVNETMFMDVPLLKDYVDYVNLAAFDQQTPERNPKEGDYIGPIYEPEGRIEGNNIDAKVNHWLSHNTPINKIIIGIPTYGRGWKLIGESGVTGVPPILATGPAASDSGSSGTDGFFSWPEICSMLPNPGNAHLKGWHRLIRVGDPTKRYGVYAYRIADEHDENGIWLSYEDPDSAGNKAAYAKAKGLGGVSIFDLGNDDVRGICAGDKFPILRAAKYRL